Genomic window (Oncorhynchus mykiss isolate Arlee chromosome 21, USDA_OmykA_1.1, whole genome shotgun sequence):
GGCAGACAGCCTGGGACGGACCCTGGAACAGCTGgacaacacagagaaacacatgAAATACCTGCAGTGTCTGTCACGCATTGAAGAACTCAGGTGAGCAACAGTATtattattttcttcttcttgtagTTGGACAATATATTTGACACTATTCAAAGATAGGATCCTGattggaatacacacacacaaaatggtaTCCTACTGTATGTTAAGTTGTTCCGCTAACTGTCGTTCTCTCCTCCCACAGTGACAGCATCCAGCAGTGTCTGATCACCAACAGTATATGGGAGGCAGTGGTGGCGGTGGGCAGCATGGCCAGTCTAGATGTGGGCCTAAAGCAGTCTGGCTGCTCTCATCTCCAGGCCTTCCTCAGAGAGACACTATGCTTCTGGCACAAGATCATTAAGGACAGACTGGCTGGGTATGTGTGGCTGAGTGGGTCAGACAGGgcaggcagtgtgttgtgttagcGGGCCGGGCCGGAGCAGAAGGACTGGCGATGGAGAACTCTGTGATAGTTATTAGGATCTCTGTTTAGATCAGTGGTCagaaaccctggtcctggagagcaaCTGGCCATGCAGGCCTTTGTTCCAGCCTGGCACTAACCCATCTAATTCAGTCTAAATGACTAGTTGACCAGGTGTATTTGTGTTGGGCCAGAACAAGTAAGACACacacggtagctctccaggaccggGCTTGGTGATTCACAGTTATTATGATGATCCAAAGTCAAGCTACCTCAGACCTGAATGTGATTtttaactcctcctcctcctctgtctggcAGTGATTTTGAGGAGTTGCTGATCCAGCTCCACTGGCCGTTCATCTCGCCTcccacccagtctctctccccccctgccaACGCTCAGGAGCTCCACAGCCAGCTGGAGCTTCTGGTGGCCCAGCTCCTGTCTCTACAGACCTCGTATCCTTCACCCTAATATAGTGTTATCAGAGTCGAAGACATACACACTAGCATTATCGTCTGTTATACATTCGCTGTTAtagacactactaggttataCACACGCTGTTCTAGACAGGACTAGGTTGTAGACaggactgggttatagacaggactgggttgtagacaggactgggttatagacactactaggttatacacactactgggttatagacaggactgggttatagacactactaggttatagacaggactgggttatagacactactagtttatagacaggactgggttatagacactactaggttataGACAGGACTGGGTTATACACACTACTGGGTTATAGACaggactgggttatagacactactaggttatacatactactgggttatagacaggactgggttatagacagGACTGGGTTGTAGACAGGACTGGGTTGTAGACAGGACTGGGTTATTGACAGGACTGGGTTGTAGACACTACTGGGTTATAGACaggactgggttatagacaggactgggttatagacactactaggttatacacactactaggttatagacaggactgggttatagacaggactgggttatagacactactaggttatagacactactaggttatagacactactaggttatatacaggacTGGGTTATTGACaggactgggttatagacactactaggttatagacactactaggttatagagaggactgggttatagacaggactgggttataatcaggactgggttatagacagGACTGGGTTGTAGACAGGACTGGGTTGTAGACAGGACTGGGTTACAGACAGGACTGAGTTGTAGACaggactgggttatagacactactgggttatagacactactaggttatagacaggactgggttatagacaggactgggttatagacactactaggttatagacaggactgggttatagacactactaggttatagacaggactgggttatatacaggactgggttataggcaggactgggttatagacactactgggttatagacactactgggttatagacaggactgggttatagacactactgggttatagacaggactgggttatagacactactaggttgtagacactactgggttatagacactactaggttatagacactactaggttatagacactactaggttatagacactactgggttatagacactactgggttatagacactactgggttatagacaggactgggttatagacactactaggttatagacaggactgggttatagacaggactgggttatagacactactgggttatagacactactaggttatagacactactgggttatagacactactaggatatagacaggactgggttatagacactactaggttatagacactactaggttatagacactactaggttatagacactactaggttatagacactactgggttatagacactactaggatatagacaggactgggttatagacactactgggttatagacactactaggttatagacactactgggttatagacactactaggatatagacaggactgggttatagacaggactgggttatagacaggactgggttatagacaggactgggttatagacaggactgggttgtagacaggactgggttgtagacaggactgggttatagacaggactgggttatagacaggactgggttatagacaggactgggttatagacactactaggttatagacactactaggttatagacactactaggttatagacactactagaTTGTAGACActactgggttatagacactactgggttatagacactactaggttatagacactactagaTTGTAGACActactgggttatagacactactaggttatagacactactgggttatagacactactaggttgtagacactactaggttatagacactactaggttgtagacactactaggttatagacactactgggttatagacactactaggttatagacactactaggttatagacactactgggttatagacactactaggttatagacactactaggttataGACAGGACTaggttatagacactactaggttatagacactactaggttatagacactactagattatagacactactgggttatagacactactgggttatagacactactaggttatagacactactgggttatagacactactaggttatagacactactaggttatagacactacaaggttatagacactactgggttatagacactactaggttatagacactactaggttatagacaggactgggttgtagacactactaggttatagacactactaggttatagacactactgggttatagacactcctaggttatagacactactaggttatagacactactgggttatagacactcctaggttatagacactactgggttatagacactactaggttatagacactactgggttatagacactactgggttatagacactactaggttatagacactactgggttatagacactactgggttatagacactactaggttatagacactactaggttgtagacactactaggttatagacactactaggttgtagacactactaggttatagacactactaggttgtagacactactaggttatagacactactaggttatagacactactgggttatagacactactaggttatagacactactaggttatagacactactgggttatagacacagtgcattatttCCACTCTGCACACTTCTTCATACAGTAGCTCCATACATTCCCAGTCACAGACATCCTGTTCCCCACACACTTCCTACGATATTGACTGATGTTGATGTTGTACTGAGATGAATACCTGGCCAGTTTCTTTAACCTGTTTCTCAGTGATGATCTCATATCAGAGAAGCCAACCTCTGTGTCCCGTGTAGGGTTGCCCCCGACGACacccctgtctcttcctgtccaGATCATGTTGCTTCCTCTGAGCAAGAGGTTTCGATACCACTTCACTGGAAACCGTCAGACCAATTCACTCAACAAGGTTagagcaacacacacagacacacacacacacacacacacacacacacagagcatgtctcacacacacacacaaagacacacacacacagacacacacacagacacacacacacacagagcacgtctcaaacacacagacagacagactatgacaataataataacctccatctctgtctccatgCAGCCTGAGTGGTTCCTGACCCAGGTCCTGATGTGGATGGGTAACAGCTCCAACTTCATGGAGGAGAAGATCCAGCCCATTCTGGACAGAAATGGAGCTAACGTCAACGCCAAGGTTAGAGGATCAGCCGCTACTTGATCATCTAGAATCCTGAGTTCATGTGCCATTGAAGTATTTGTTCACCCCCCAAGATTCAAAGCTGAAAGTCAAGTTGAGTTTCAATCGTAGCAGCTCTTGATGTTCCACAGTCATATGAGAGGATataagcatatatatatatattaatataataaaatataatgGGTATAGCTATTGAAGTATCTCGTGTCATCCCTCACGTCCCCACCAGGTGGAGCTGTGTCGCGGTCTACTCACCCTGGCCCAGGAGAAGCTAGCGTTGGATGCTCCACGGCTGCTCTACGACGACGCTCTCTTCTGCCACCTGGTGGACGAGATCCTGCAGTTTGAGAGGGAGCTGCGCACCACCCACTCCTACCCCAGCACCCTGCCCGGAGTGCTGCATGTACTGCTGGAGGAGGTCGTGCTGCAGAAGTGGCTCACTGTGGAGAggaagagtgagtgagagaggcagcAATGGAGCATCTCTCATCGTTCCCTACTCTTTCCCCTTGGCCCTAACCCTCCAATTTCCACAGATCTGAAGGGGCTGGATAGGTATAAGCAGTGTACTGGCAGAGCTTTCGCCATATCGCTTCTACCTTACAGATCTGCAAACATTGAAGGGTTTGGGTGAAGTGAAGGGGTAGGAAGCCATTTGGGACTGACTAAAGAGATTGATTTTATGTGGGATTTTACTTCTCTGTTAGACTCTGTTTATGTCAGTGTATGTGATTTAGTGAATGTGTGATGTGTGCTCATCCcaactgtgtgtctctctgtagtgGCGATAGAGAAGGTGGATGCCATGCTGTCTGCTGAGGGGGCTTGGAGCTCCCAGTACAAAGACATCAGTGACATGGACGAACTCAAGGCTCCAGACTGCGCTGAGACCTTCATGACCTTACTGCTGGTCATCACTGGTAGGATTATTAACTacttcatcactctctctctctacctctctctctctctctgcctctctctctgtctctctctctcttcatctctctctgtctctctctgcctctctctctctctgcctctctctctctctgcctctctctgcctctctctctctcgctctctctgcctctctctctctctctctcgtctcactctgtctgtcttgtTGGTTGTCACCGTTCATCCCTCTGTTTGTCGTAGAGGGACAGCCTGCTGTTGGGGCAGCCTCTGACTTACTgcactctatctctctccccttctctccctccctctctctgctttccctttctctcccctccacctccctctatcctctctctccccctcaatcTCTAATACTCCCCCTACCAGACCGCTACCGTGCCCTCCCCTGCCCTCGTGCCCAGCTGCGTTTCCTGGCGCTACAGAGAGAGCTGGTGGACGACTTCCGTATCCGCCTCACCCAGGTGATGAAGGAAGAGTCCCGTAACCCGCTGGGCGCTAGATACTGTGCTATTCTCAACGCTGCCAACTACATCTCCACCGTGCTGGGGGACTGGGGAGACAACGTGGTACGTGGCCCCTCGGAGTCATCACGCTGTTGCTatacaaaacatattgatgcagtagtagctaagatggggagaagtctgtctataataaagccatactctgccttcttaacaacattatcaacaaggcaggtcctacaggccctagtttctaccttcttaacaacactaccaacaaggcaggtcctacaggccctagtttctaccttcttaacagcactatcaacaaggcaggtcctacaggccctagtttctaccttcttaacaacactatcaacaaggcaggtcctacaggccctagttttgtcgcaccttgactactgttcagtcgtgtggtcaggtgccacaaaaaaggactaaggaaaattgcaattggctcagaacagggcagcacggctggcccttggatgtacacagagagctaatattaataatatgcatgtcaatctctcctggctcaaagtggaggagggattgacttcatcactacttttatttatgagaggtatattTATgagacatgttgaatgcaccgagcggtctgtctaaactactggcacacagctcggacacccatacataccccacaagacatgccacaagaggtctcttcacagtccccaagtccagaacagactatgggaggtacacagtactacatagagccatgactacattgaactctattccacagtactacatagagccatgactacatggaactctattccacagtaccacatagagccatgaccacatggaactctattccacagtaccacatagagccatgactacattgaactctattccacagtactacatagagtcatgactacatggaactctattccacagtaccacatagagccatgactacatggaactctattccacagtactacatagagccatgactacatggaactctattccacagtaccacatagagccatgactacatggaactctattccacagtactacatagagccatgactacatggaactctattccacagtaccacatagagccatgactacatggaactctattccacagtactacatagagccatgactacatggaactctattccacagtaccacatagagccatgactacatggaactctattccacagtaccacatagagccatgactacattgaactctattccacagtactacatagagccatgactacatggaactctattccacagtactacatagagccatgactacatggaactctattacacagtaccacatagagccatgactacatggaactctattccacagtaccacatagagccatgactacatggaactctattccacagtaccacatagagccatgactacattgaactctattccacagtaccacatagagccatgactacatggaactctattccacagtaccacatagagccatgactacatggaactcttatttcacagtactacatagagccatgactacatggaactctattccacagtactacatagagccatgactacatggaactctattccacagtaccacatacagccatgactacatggaactctattccacagtactacatagagccatgactacatggaactctattccacagtactacatagagccatgactacatggaactctattccacagtactacatagagccatgactacatggaactctattccacagtaccacatacagccatgactacatggaactctattccacagtaccacatagagccatgactacatggaactctattccacagtaccacatagagccatgactacatggaactcttatttcacagtactacatagagccatgactacatggaactctattccacagtactacatagagccatgactacatggaactctattccacagtaccacatacagccatgactacatggaactctattccacagtactacatagagccatgactacatggaactctattccacagtaccacatagagccatgactacattgaactctattccacagtaccacatagagccatgactacatggaactctattccacagtaccacatagagccatgactacatggaactcttatttcacagtactacatagagccatgactacatggaactctattccacagtactacatagagccatgactacatggaactctattccacagtaccacatacagccatgactacatggaactctattccacagtactacatagagccatgactacatggaactctattccacagtactacatagagccatgactacatggaactctattccacagtactacatagagccatgactacatggaactctattccacagtaccacatacagccatgactacatggaactctattccacagtaccacatagagccatgactacatggaactgtattccacatcaggtaactgatgcagcagtaaaattagatttaaaaaacagataaaaacaccttatggaacagcggggactgtgaagcaacacaaacattggcacagacataTACATATGATAagatacgcactatacacacacatggtggtggtggagtaggggcctgagggaacacagtgtgttgtgaaatctgaatgtattgtaatgtattacagttgtataaactgccttcattttgctggaccccaggaagagtagctgctgccttggcaggaactaatggggatccataataaaccccaggaagagtagctgctgtattGGCAgcatctaatggggatccataataaaccccaggaagagtagctgctgctctgGCAGCatctaatggggttccataataaaccccaggaagagtagctgctgccttggcagcatctaatggggttccataataaaccccaggaagagtagctgctgccttggcagcatctaatggggttccataataaaccccaggaagagtagctgctgccttggcaggaactaatagggatccataataaaccccaggaagagtagctgctgccttggcaggaactaatggggttccataataaaccccaggaagagtagctgctgccttggcaggaactaatggggttccataataaaccccaggaagagtagctgctgccttggcaggaactaatggggttccataataaaccccaggaagagtagctgctgtattggcaggaactaatggggttccataataaaccccaggaagagtagctgctgtattggcaggaactaatggggttccataataaaccccaggaagagtagctgctgtattggcaggaactaatggggatccataataaaccccaggaagagtagctgctgtattggcaggaactaatggggttccataataaaccccaggaagagtagctgctgtattggcaggaactaatggggttccataataaatacaaaaatacttCTCCACATGCTGCCTGTCTGTcaatctgtcagtctgtctgcccacctgtctgtcaatctgtcagtctgtctgcccacctgtctgtcaatctgtcagtctgtctgcccacctgtctgtcaatctgtcagtctgtctgcccacctgtctgtcaatctgtcagtctgtctgcccacctgtctgtcaatctgtcagtctgtctgcccacctgtctgtcaatctgtcagtctgtctgcccacctgtctgtcaatctgtcagtctgcctgcccacctgtctgtcaatctgtcagtctgtctgcccacctgtctgtcaatctgtcagtctgtctgcccacctgtctgtcaatctgtcagtctgtctgcccacctgtctgtcaatctgtcagtctgtctgcccacctgtctgtcaatctgtcagtctgtctgcccacctgtctgtcaatctgtcagtctgcctgcccacctgtctgtcaatctgtcagtctgcctgcccacctgtctgtcaatctgtcagtctgtctgcccacctgtctgtcaatctgtcagtctgtctgcccacctgtctgtcaatctgtcagtctgtctgcccacctgtctgtcaatctgtcagtctgtctgcccacctgtctgtcaatctgtcagtctgtctgcccacctgtctgtcaatctgtcagtctgtctgcccgCCTGTCTGCCCACCTGTCTGTcaatctgtcagtctgtctgcccgCCTGTCTGCCCGCCTGTCTGCCCACCTGTCTGTcaatctgtcagtctgtctgcccacctgtctgtcaatctgtcagtctgtctgcccgCCTGTCTGCCCACCTGTCTGTcaatctgtcagtctgtctgcctacctgtctgtcaatctgtcagtctgtctgcccgcctgcctgcctgcctgtctgtcaatctgtcagtctgtctgcccgCCTGTCTGCCCACCTGTCTGCATGCCTGTCTGTcaatctgtcagtctgtctgactGTACATGTGTTGTCCGTTCAGAAGTAGTTAAGGGGACAGAAAAAGCCACATATTAACACCTTCACTCTGCTGTATGGGCCCTCCTTTTACTGCACTGCTCCAGAGGTCTTCTTCAAGGCTGTTcaattttctcctctctctcctctgttcttcctCAGTTCTTCCTACAGCTGCAGCAGTCAGCTGTggccctgggggaggaggagCTGTTGGGGCCGCTGGGGGTCACTGAGTCCGGCCGTCTGGCCTCTCTGGAGGGGTCTCTGTTTGAGGGGCTCCTGGGGCTgctggagaggctgagaggagacatGCTGGGCAGGTTACTGGAGGCTGTCATGAGGGACGTACAGAAGAAGGCTCAGCCCTACTGCAGGGACAGGTCAGTGGAGACACTCTTCTCTTAGAGGAAGGGTTCTTTCTGTTCAATCTCGTTCCTCTCAAGATGTAGTCCTATTTTTGGAGTTTTAAACACTAGGCACCCACTGTCACCTTGCTTTGCTTGGTGTTTAGGCCCCGGCTGAttgtaagcactttgtgacaaatgTCTTTGTCCTGTAACACGCCTGGACAGTAGGAATGAAATGTGATTTCTTGAAAGAATCTGGTAGAGCTCAGATCATCACCTACAGCCACCATATAACCAATTGAACAACACAATGTCGGAGTGAACAAAATGTTAAAAATGAGAATGACACTAATGTGTTTCCTTCTCCCAGGTGGTTGTCTCTGCCGTCCCAGTGTGACCAGGCCACCATGTCCCTGTCCAGTTTAGCCTGTCCTCTGATGCTCTGTCTCAGGGACCACCTGCTCCAGCTGCAGCAGATGCTGTGTCTGCCTCTCTTCCAGACGGGCTGGCAGGACCTGGCTGAGAGGCTGGACCTCTTCCTCTACCAGAATGTGAGTCACACTGCTGGCCTGCTACAAAGGGAATTAATCAGATAGTTGACTTCATTAAATATTTTAACTTTTAGTGATTTCTCAGATACTACTGTCTGGAGTGACTTAAAAGAAGGTAATTAGATTGTCCCACATCATTAGACACATCTGTTCTCAAATACATTAAAACTACATTGGCTACAGACCAATTCTAATGATAAAATACAGACGGGAGAAAATAGGATGAAGCAATAGagaatgttttttttggggggggtaatCACATCTCTATTAACGTATGGACCTGCTACCTGTCTCCCTCAGGTGATTCTGTATAACCACTTCAACGAGGGGGGTGCAGCCCAGCTCCAGTTCGACATGACAAGGAACCTCTTCCCTCTGTTTGGACACTACTGCAAGAGGCCTGAGAACTTCTTCAAACAGTGAGTGGGCCATTACATACAATGGCAATTCTGCTGACAATATCACCTGAAAACATTGTCCACTGTACCATCATCTGTAGAAGAGACCTACAGTTTGTTTGTAGTTCCTTGGGTTATTAAATGTCCTGCACAGGGGTTGAATTCCTTGTCAAATAATTTCTAGGTAAAAAATGATTGgtcatgtctccctctctcagtgtGAAGGAGGCCTGCGTCATCCTGTGTCTGAATGTGGGCTCAGCTCTTCTTCTACGAGACGTCCTAAGGCAGGCTGAGGAAGACGAGGAGCAACCAGGGACCCCGGACGGCAAGCAGCCCAGCCCTACGTCAGCCCTCAACGAGCTGGGGGTCTACCGCCTGGCCCCCTGCGACGTCCTCATCCTGCTCAACCTCAGGGCCTCCTGGCCGGGAAAGtgaggggagatgggaggaagaacagtagcctggtcccagatgtgttTTTGACAACTCCTATGGTGATGCCGATTGGCCGTAGGAGTTGAGCAAGGCAGCACTAACAGATCTGTGACCAGGCTAGGACGGGCTTCAGCTGGCAAAGAACAACCACTACCAATGAACTACACCGTATCCCATAAACCTGGAATAGACCGCTGTCATTCCTGAATACTCCTGT
Coding sequences:
- the LOC110499792 gene encoding RAD50-interacting protein 1 — encoded protein: MAAPSAEQQNGQSDESDLQSPISTNYEDSETESGEGALPDYVVELIEKEIGVDLKSLKKVSALLEKLTAENKLLEEQVLTVSSSVPLRVSAALSAAEESRVSLEGLLQRERVLSNTLIQHLQGAQPWADSLGRTLEQLDNTEKHMKYLQCLSRIEELSDSIQQCLITNSIWEAVVAVGSMASLDVGLKQSGCSHLQAFLRETLCFWHKIIKDRLAGDFEELLIQLHWPFISPPTQSLSPPANAQELHSQLELLVAQLLSLQTSDDLISEKPTSVSRVGLPPTTPLSLPVQIMLLPLSKRFRYHFTGNRQTNSLNKPEWFLTQVLMWMGNSSNFMEEKIQPILDRNGANVNAKVELCRGLLTLAQEKLALDAPRLLYDDALFCHLVDEILQFERELRTTHSYPSTLPGVLHVLLEEVVLQKWLTVERKMAIEKVDAMLSAEGAWSSQYKDISDMDELKAPDCAETFMTLLLVITDRYRALPCPRAQLRFLALQRELVDDFRIRLTQVMKEESRNPLGARYCAILNAANYISTVLGDWGDNVFFLQLQQSAVALGEEELLGPLGVTESGRLASLEGSLFEGLLGLLERLRGDMLGRLLEAVMRDVQKKAQPYCRDRWLSLPSQCDQATMSLSSLACPLMLCLRDHLLQLQQMLCLPLFQTGWQDLAERLDLFLYQNVILYNHFNEGGAAQLQFDMTRNLFPLFGHYCKRPENFFKHVKEACVILCLNVGSALLLRDVLRQAEEDEEQPGTPDGKQPSPTSALNELGVYRLAPCDVLILLNLRASWPGK